The following proteins are co-located in the Streptomyces sp. DT2A-34 genome:
- a CDS encoding RNA polymerase sigma factor gives MLGDDAELTAAVLAAQDGNETAFRTVYRSVHPRLLGYVRTLVGDPDAEDVASEAWLQIARDLERFSGDADRFRGWAARIARNRALDHIRMRGRRPAIGGDETELTGKAAESDTAGEAIEALATDGTLSLIARLPQDQAEAVVLRVVVGLDAKTAAETLGKRPGAVRTAAHRGLKRLAELLGDDPESAGVLDALPHQRGTRDRAVTSASVTHMRSRTQKDV, from the coding sequence GTGCTGGGGGACGACGCGGAGCTGACGGCCGCGGTGCTTGCGGCACAGGACGGGAACGAGACCGCGTTCCGGACTGTGTACCGCTCCGTGCACCCGCGGCTGCTCGGGTACGTACGGACGCTGGTCGGCGACCCCGACGCCGAGGACGTCGCGTCGGAGGCGTGGCTGCAGATAGCGCGTGACCTGGAGCGGTTCAGCGGGGACGCGGACCGCTTCCGCGGCTGGGCCGCCCGAATAGCCCGCAACCGCGCCCTGGACCACATACGCATGCGCGGCCGCCGCCCCGCGATCGGCGGCGACGAGACGGAGCTGACCGGGAAGGCCGCCGAGTCCGACACCGCGGGCGAGGCCATCGAGGCCCTGGCCACCGACGGCACCCTCTCCCTCATCGCGCGCCTGCCGCAGGACCAGGCGGAGGCCGTCGTCCTGCGCGTGGTCGTGGGGCTCGACGCCAAGACGGCCGCGGAGACGCTCGGCAAGCGTCCGGGCGCCGTACGGACCGCCGCGCACCGGGGTCTGAAGCGGCTCGCCGAGCTGCTCGGCGACGATCCGGAATCGGCCGGGGTGCTCGACGCCCTGCCTCACCAGCGAGGAACCCGCGACCGTGCGGTGACGTCTGCGAGTGTGACGCATATGCGTTCGCGGACGCAGAAGGATGTGTGA
- a CDS encoding RNA polymerase sigma factor yields the protein MRQGGEPRRVHAYDGELGAAVARAQEGDEAAFAVAYRLVQPGLLGYLRGLVGDDAEDVASDAWLEIARDLGRFKGDGAGFRGWSVTIARHRALDHLRRLKVRPRSSALEQDVLELPGTHSTYDQALESISTERALELVRGLPRDQAEAVLLRVVVGLDAPAAARVLGKRPGAVRTAAYRGLKRLAKQLGVEGVTDDGPRTLGESR from the coding sequence TTGCGCCAGGGAGGGGAACCCCGCCGCGTGCACGCGTACGACGGGGAGTTGGGCGCGGCCGTCGCGCGGGCTCAGGAGGGTGACGAGGCCGCGTTCGCGGTCGCGTACCGGCTGGTGCAGCCAGGACTGCTCGGGTACCTGCGTGGGCTGGTCGGGGACGACGCCGAGGACGTGGCGTCCGACGCCTGGCTGGAGATCGCCCGGGATCTCGGGCGGTTCAAGGGTGACGGGGCCGGGTTCCGGGGCTGGAGCGTGACCATCGCCCGGCACCGGGCGCTGGACCATCTGCGCCGGCTGAAGGTACGGCCCCGGTCGTCGGCGCTGGAACAGGACGTACTGGAGTTGCCCGGTACGCACAGCACCTATGACCAGGCGCTGGAGTCGATCTCCACGGAGCGCGCCCTGGAGCTGGTCCGCGGACTGCCGCGGGACCAGGCCGAGGCCGTGCTGCTGCGGGTGGTCGTCGGCCTCGACGCCCCCGCCGCGGCCCGCGTCCTCGGCAAGCGCCCGGGCGCGGTCCGCACGGCCGCGTACCGAGGGCTGAAGCGCCTGGCCAAGCAGCTGGGCGTCGAAGGTGTGACGGATGACGGCCCCCGGACGCTGGGGGAATCGAGATGA
- a CDS encoding septum formation family protein — protein sequence MSILKPHRPLRGIAAAVALLAIGAAGCSDVSDAVDSAKDGAKKVARQRSVFSLETGDCYNPNTKGEGTEILVEIVPCTEAHTGQAVGDFKIDEGSSYPGDDAVSATADKRCPVEAGKFAPDTWALPKGVVLFYYTPTKESWATGDRAVSCSYTKESGKFTGSLDADAKSYKSGQSAYLKGSNAVYDALWANQSEKDVEEDLAAYKAQAKAVAAALDAHLEGLKGIEGTEVGKLRAQLTKTAGHWKAAANAADADAFYIAYDPAFTGIDPNKTVAARKELGLATTVPADEAEVWAA from the coding sequence ATGTCGATCCTTAAGCCCCACCGCCCCCTTCGCGGCATAGCTGCCGCCGTCGCCCTGCTCGCGATCGGCGCGGCGGGGTGTTCGGACGTGTCGGACGCCGTCGACAGCGCCAAGGACGGCGCTAAGAAGGTGGCCCGCCAGCGGTCGGTGTTCTCGCTGGAGACCGGGGACTGCTACAACCCCAACACCAAGGGCGAGGGCACGGAGATCCTCGTCGAGATCGTGCCTTGCACCGAGGCGCACACGGGTCAGGCCGTCGGCGATTTCAAGATCGACGAAGGCTCCTCGTACCCCGGCGACGACGCGGTCTCGGCCACCGCCGACAAGCGGTGCCCGGTCGAGGCGGGGAAGTTCGCCCCGGACACCTGGGCGCTCCCCAAGGGGGTCGTCCTCTTCTACTACACCCCGACCAAGGAGAGCTGGGCGACGGGTGACCGCGCCGTGAGCTGCAGCTACACCAAGGAATCGGGCAAGTTCACCGGCTCGTTGGACGCCGACGCGAAGTCCTACAAGTCCGGGCAAAGCGCGTATCTGAAGGGTTCGAACGCCGTCTACGACGCCCTGTGGGCCAACCAGTCCGAGAAGGACGTCGAGGAGGACCTGGCCGCCTACAAGGCGCAGGCCAAGGCCGTCGCGGCCGCCCTCGACGCACACCTCGAGGGCCTGAAGGGCATCGAGGGCACGGAGGTCGGCAAGCTGCGCGCGCAGCTGACGAAGACGGCCGGGCACTGGAAGGCGGCCGCGAACGCCGCTGACGCCGACGCGTTCTACATCGCCTACGACCCGGCCTTCACCGGTATCGACCCGAACAAGACGGTCGCCGCCCGTAAGGAGCTGGGCCTGGCCACCACCGTCCCGGCCGACGAGGCCGAGGTCTGGGCGGCCTGA
- a CDS encoding FG-GAP-like repeat-containing protein: MLSGAGVVTYAMADPSAPADAQRDSREPSIHTLKLKDRGSGRRGLAKQGTDRFSAVVLTWNDPDAKAKGTPEVRTRDLESGKWSGWQKVTLEPSQADGAEGDRAALRGGTESVWTGDSDGIEVRLVNADGTEASGQPSGMDVKLIDPGTDPKGALQPAAFAAEETTAPAAETPTDPATPAETVTPTDSATPTGTPDPTNAPTPTDSPTVTGTPTGSASPTASPTPTSTVPAPRPSTVVKPPIIAQAEWGASTDYDGTPEYGTEIKAAVIHHTGEDSDNTLSCGESRARMRSIQQAHFARGYFDIGYNFVVDKCGQIFEGRSGGMELPVRGAHDVGFNTNTVGISYIGNFETAKPSRAAMDAISRIVAWKFGMYGIDPTGKVTLTSGAEQGVDGNKVPMGQSITLPRVFGHRDTNATACPGANLYPKLSRIAQVAKTPGISHALATSDFNRDGITDLVTGTPRALSNGGTLTVVPGGVDGPVTASKRTITQNSTGVPGSHESGDNFGAATAWGDVNGDGYADLAIGAPGEDDTSGHADRGSVTVLYGPGLNSGFTYTTSGSVTAAGAKLGSTVAVGDFNGDGKADVFAAGTGKGGNWNARHTGGATKTGTLTTATGSVAYLDAATGDFNRDGYADVALNYRDTGGIGRVVRFAGSATGLTKVGVISVKGGRSIAAGDVNGNGYDDIVIGQPVASESGGKSGGQITMVPGTSTGFTTTGMTTIHQDTTNVPGGNESGDNFGASVSVGDYNADGYADALAGAPGEDFPRSGVNQSNAGDAILVKGTASGLTGTGSVAISQDTSGVPGTAETGDLFGSSVSLTDLSGYGRADLTFGAEGEDGTDGIVLHLPSNSTGLGYSQAVIYSKTTLGTPTDAHLGQTLTP, from the coding sequence GTGCTGAGCGGTGCCGGCGTCGTGACGTACGCGATGGCGGATCCGTCCGCGCCGGCCGACGCCCAGCGGGACAGCCGCGAGCCGTCGATCCACACACTCAAGCTCAAGGACCGCGGCTCGGGCCGCCGGGGCCTGGCCAAGCAGGGCACCGACCGCTTCAGCGCGGTCGTGCTGACCTGGAACGACCCCGATGCGAAGGCCAAGGGCACGCCCGAGGTGCGCACCCGGGACCTGGAGAGCGGCAAGTGGTCGGGCTGGCAGAAGGTCACGCTCGAACCGAGCCAGGCGGACGGCGCCGAGGGCGATCGGGCCGCCCTTCGCGGCGGTACGGAGTCGGTGTGGACCGGTGACTCCGACGGCATCGAGGTGCGCCTCGTGAACGCGGACGGCACCGAGGCGAGCGGCCAGCCGAGCGGCATGGACGTCAAGCTGATCGACCCCGGCACGGATCCGAAGGGCGCGTTGCAGCCGGCCGCCTTCGCGGCGGAGGAGACCACGGCGCCGGCGGCCGAGACCCCGACGGACCCGGCCACCCCCGCCGAAACGGTCACGCCGACCGACTCGGCCACGCCCACCGGCACCCCGGACCCCACGAACGCCCCCACGCCCACGGACTCCCCGACGGTCACCGGGACGCCCACCGGGTCCGCGTCCCCGACCGCCTCCCCCACCCCGACCTCCACGGTCCCCGCCCCGCGGCCTTCGACGGTCGTCAAGCCGCCGATCATCGCGCAGGCCGAGTGGGGCGCGTCGACGGACTACGACGGCACGCCGGAGTACGGCACCGAGATCAAGGCCGCCGTCATCCACCACACCGGCGAGGACAGCGACAACACCCTGTCCTGCGGCGAGTCCCGGGCCCGGATGCGCTCCATCCAGCAGGCGCACTTCGCCCGCGGCTACTTCGACATCGGCTACAACTTCGTCGTCGACAAGTGCGGTCAGATCTTCGAGGGCCGCAGCGGTGGCATGGAGCTGCCGGTGCGGGGCGCGCACGACGTCGGCTTCAACACCAACACGGTCGGCATCTCGTACATAGGCAACTTCGAGACGGCCAAGCCGAGTCGCGCCGCGATGGACGCGATCTCCCGGATCGTGGCCTGGAAGTTCGGGATGTACGGCATCGACCCGACCGGCAAGGTGACCCTCACCTCGGGCGCGGAACAGGGCGTCGACGGCAACAAGGTCCCGATGGGACAGTCGATCACCCTGCCGCGGGTCTTCGGCCACCGCGACACCAACGCCACGGCCTGCCCCGGCGCCAACCTCTACCCCAAGCTCAGCCGGATCGCCCAGGTCGCCAAGACCCCGGGCATCTCGCACGCCCTGGCGACCTCGGACTTCAACCGTGACGGCATCACCGACCTGGTCACCGGCACGCCCCGCGCGCTGAGCAACGGCGGCACCCTCACCGTCGTCCCGGGCGGCGTCGACGGCCCGGTCACCGCCTCGAAGCGGACGATCACCCAGAACAGCACCGGCGTCCCCGGCTCCCACGAGTCCGGCGACAACTTCGGCGCCGCCACCGCCTGGGGCGACGTCAACGGCGACGGCTACGCCGACCTCGCGATCGGCGCGCCCGGCGAGGACGACACCAGCGGCCACGCCGACCGCGGCTCGGTCACGGTGCTGTACGGCCCGGGCCTCAACTCCGGCTTCACGTACACCACTTCGGGCAGCGTGACAGCCGCCGGCGCGAAGCTCGGCTCCACGGTCGCCGTCGGCGACTTCAACGGCGACGGCAAGGCGGACGTGTTCGCGGCCGGCACCGGCAAGGGCGGCAACTGGAACGCCCGGCACACCGGCGGCGCCACCAAGACCGGCACGCTCACCACCGCCACCGGTTCGGTCGCCTACCTGGACGCCGCGACCGGCGACTTCAACCGGGACGGCTACGCGGACGTCGCCCTCAACTACCGCGACACCGGCGGCATCGGCCGCGTGGTCCGCTTCGCGGGCTCGGCGACCGGCCTCACCAAGGTCGGTGTGATCTCCGTCAAGGGCGGCCGCTCCATCGCCGCGGGCGACGTCAACGGCAACGGCTACGACGACATCGTCATCGGCCAGCCGGTGGCGTCCGAGTCGGGCGGCAAGTCCGGCGGCCAGATCACCATGGTCCCCGGCACGTCCACCGGCTTCACCACCACCGGCATGACGACGATCCACCAGGACACGACGAACGTCCCCGGCGGCAACGAGTCCGGCGACAACTTCGGCGCCTCGGTCTCGGTCGGCGACTACAACGCCGACGGTTACGCGGACGCCCTCGCCGGCGCCCCCGGCGAGGACTTCCCCCGCAGCGGCGTCAACCAGTCCAACGCGGGCGACGCCATCCTGGTCAAGGGCACGGCCTCCGGCCTGACCGGCACGGGCTCGGTCGCGATCTCCCAGGACACGTCCGGCGTCCCCGGCACGGCGGAGACCGGCGACCTGTTCGGCTCGTCGGTGTCGCTGACGGACCTGTCGGGCTACGGCCGCGCGGACCTGACGTTCGGCGCGGAGGGCGAGGACGGCACGGACGGCATCGTGCTGCACCTCCCGAGCAACAGCACGGGCCTCGGCTACTCCCAGGCGGTCATCTACAGCAAGACCACCCTGGGCACCCCGACGGACGCCCACCTGGGCCAGACGCTGACGCCGTAA